The sequence below is a genomic window from Gossypium hirsutum isolate 1008001.06 chromosome A11, Gossypium_hirsutum_v2.1, whole genome shotgun sequence.
aattaattgaaaaatctTTTATATGTGAGAGACTTATTCAtgtctaatattataaaaaaattcaatagatTCATTTTTTGTTCTTGTCAGCTATTGTGTTTTCTATGATATCAACAAAAATTTCTtgatttggtgttttatttatcCCCTAGACCAATAGAAGCATGGCTCAAAGGACAACGCAAGTGAGGAATCGACAAAAGTCATCAAATTGAAATGGAAGCGGACACTTAAGCAATTATAGGTTTGGATGAATTTAGAGAATTACAATTTCGAGAAATAGATTATGTTATTacataatttgttattttttttatatgtagagattaaatcttaaatttaagcgtaaaaaaaaaattatacctaAAGGAGTTTCCTTTTAATAGagttataaattattatattaataaattgtttttcaattattatcattctaaataattaataacttGTATTCATACATAAAATTGTATGATACTGAgtaaatataacttattttagtCTGTACCTAATGAACATTTTAATTGATTCAAATAGAACTTAATCGCATGACCGGAAAAATGTGAGGAACCTGAATTTGAAATTACCCATTATTCTTTTCCACCAAATACTCCTTTAATATATAGTTATATGGACAATTATATGATTACGTAAATGAAAGTAAAACACAAACTGTCCAACATTTTACTTATTACTTAGAATTATCGTAGGCTCCATTTTGTCAACACCTACCTCCTTGGATTCATCCTGGAAAGAACACGCATCACCCACTGTCCACACCTACGCTCAttcatttggaaaatgaaaaaggtTATAGAGAATTTGCTTAGAAACGGAATTTTCATCTGTGTTCCTCCTTCACTCTCATATACTTATTGTTTCTAGTTTCTTTATGGGGATACTGAGCGATCGATTTTCTGATTTTAAACAGTAGATCGAGATATATGTTTCTTCTCAAACATCGTCATGATGTCGTTACCATCAACTTCCTCATCCATTTCTCAAAAGGAATATGATGTTTTCTTGAGTTTTAGAGGTGAAGATACTCGCACAAACTTCACAGATCATCTCTACAAAGCTCTAAAGCGGAGTGGGATTGTCACTTTCAGAGATGATCCAAAGCTGGACGCCGGTGAAGAGATCGCACCTGAACTCTTTAAAGCAATTCAGCAATCATGGTGCTCGGTAATCGTTTTCTCCGAAACGTATGCCTTTTCAAGTTATTGCATGAAGGAACTTGCTGAGATTGTTGAACAAAAAAACAAGGGTCATAAAGTGTTTCCAATTTTTTACAATATTGATCCATCCGATTTAAGAAAACAGAAAGGGAAAGTTAATGAAGCCTTCGCCCAACATGAAGAGCGATACAAGAAAGATAGAGACAAGATCCAAAAGTGGCGAAAAGCTTTGACTGAGGTGGCTGAGATCAAGGGATGGCATTTACATAACAGgtaattctttcttttcttttctaatctaTTTCTAACTTTAATCActagaaaattataatttttttgtaatccTATGTGTTTAATTGTAAagttatatatttcaactatatTACAACTTTCATGATTCATTGAACTATATATTCCAACCTTATTTTCTTCTCTATTTCTAGTTTTAATTActacaaaattataatattttggatTACACTTGTTTAACTATAAAGTTTCATATTTCTTATTCTTGACTTCCTTTCTTAATATTGCTTTTTGTTTGCTTCCGAACTATATTATGTTCCATGATTTGTTGAACTAAAAAGCAAAATTGCATTCGAAAGATATTAgcaatattttattcaaatgaattaaaatttattccttttgTAGGTATGAATCAGAATTTATTGACGACATTGTTAAGGAGATATCAGCAAAATTATGTCAGACATACCCAATTCATCATGATGATGACGAGTTAGTTGGAATTAGTTTACCTTTGGAAAAGATGTATTCGAAAATAGAAGTTGGGGAAGACAATGTCCGCATTATAGGAATTTGCGGAATGGGTGGCATCGGTAAGACGACTCTTGCAAGGGTTGCTTATAATCAAATCTCACCTCATTTTGAAGGTAAAGGTTTTCTTGCTGATGTTCGAGAAGTTTCAAACAATTCTGGACTTACTTCTTTGCAGGAACAACTTCTTTCCCAAATCTTTCCTGATGAACACTTTAAGTTTTTCAATGTTCACAAAGGGAAAACAATAATTAGACACATGTTGTCTCACAAAAAGGTTCTTGTTGTTCTTGATGATGTTGATAACTTACAACACTTGAAATGCTTGGCTGGAAAACGTGATTGGTTCGGTTTAGGGAGTAGAATCATTGTAACAACAAGAAATGAACATTTGTTGCGATCTTTCCCAGTTGATGATGTATACATGCCTACAACGCTGAATCATGAAGATGCGCTTCGGCTTTTCAATTTAAAAGCATTCCATGGTAATACAATGCTCAATGATGAGTTCATTGAGCTTTCTAAATATGTTGTAAATTATGCTGGTGGTCTCCCCTTAGCTCTTGAAGTTTTAGGTTCTCTTTTGTGCGATAGAGATGCAACTCAATGGAGAAGTGCAATAGAAAAACTTAAACGAGTTTCTAATGAAGATATTCTCAACAGACTTCAAATTAGCTTTGATGGATtggacgaaacagagaagaataTATTTCTTGATTTAGCATGTTTCTTCAATAGCGAGGATAAAGATCTTATAATGAAAGTTTTGGATGGTTGTGAGTTTTTCCCTAATATTGgtgtcgaaacccttttttttgaaaacgggaaatcgacttttgaaaacgaaaagttgtgagtcgccaccaatcgtttttaatagggtgtgattggatcacctcaaaacacggtcgtttttaataaataaataaatttttcaaaacaacgattttggtctgtgAAAATAGAAAaccggttcgggagtcagttacgtacgaggaaggattagcaccctcgacacgcccaaaattggtacttgattaattatttagtgtcttaatgtcgaaaattaaagatttggacAGAGTTCAAAATCCGATCCTCTTTTTAttggcttttaaaacatttaggTAGGTCAAATGTGTATTAAAGACCGTCTCACCTTGAGGTAAAATattacatccagtacgttaggacacaatatttttgACCCTCAAATGTGATATTGCCTTTAAAACGTGCGTTTTTAGctttaaaaggatatttgaatatttaaagcagacaaagaaagcgaaacccagtacgttagggcacgatcttttgaattctttaaataccgaacattgccttgtttaaagtttcaaatgaaatggaataaataaattaaatgtatttatttaaaaaaacttggTAACATAAGGAATAAAACACGCAGCAATAACATCTCATGAATAATCTAAATAGGGACATGCAAAGGAACAACTTAGAATACATGCAATAACAACACATCATATATTATGAAAGTACCGCCATTTATATCTCAGGGTTTATGAATAAGaaatcaattttaaaagaaatctcaaataaatcacacaaataaaatataataaggtttttaaaataaaataaaataaataataggaaaaagaaaatttggaaatataactatataaactattaaaaaattttaaataggtaATAGATGTaagaatttaaaagaataaacaaggaaaaaaagaaatgatataTCATATAGTAATGtacaaatgaattttaaaataaatatcacaAAGTAAATAATTTGAATGAAAGCTTGAATtgtagcaaaataaaaaataaagggaaagaaaaaatatacatgcataaaagattaaacataaataatataaaaaatagaggtatttaaaacaaacaaaatatacaATCAAAATAGGATCACAAAGAACCCAATTGTACATGaatcaactaaaaaaaaaaggaaaaacgtATAATAAATTtaagaggaaaaaaaaataataaatataaagagAACATTTATATAGAATAATATGAAAGCAATAATCTATTTGACACAGAGCTGATTTTATcgtaaattatatatgtataataacacATAAGAGCTATTTAAATGTAAactcatacaaaattttaaaataataaaaactccattgaaacaaAAACAGAGTCTAGAGGATAGTTTTAAACAAATCgaattattaaaacaaaatcaaGGACTTGAACTAGACACGCACAAACAGGGAGAAACCAAAAATGCAAATTCCCCAGATCCCAAAGCGCTGCACCTAGACGTAGACTAAATTGGAATAACACGCAAATTCTAAGgatgaatttaaataatcaagGAAGCATAAATAGGGCCCAATTGACCATTGGCACAAAAGGGGAGGGACTCAAAACATAAACTCCCCATTTTGTATCAAAGTGTGTGGGACCAGCACCAAAAGGTGCTCTTTCATTTGCCCATTAAAAGACAAAAGCCACTGAATTCATTTACTCTGCCATtttttagagaaagaaaataacaccccccccccccaaaatcTCTACTAGGATTTCAACCCGAAGCGTCGCAAATGGAGGGTCATCGGCTCTTCTATGCCATCGCCTCTGGCGCCGATCCACGGCGAACCCAGGTAAGCCCCGTTACTTctgatatttattttaaaaacaatttgcAAAGCAAAGAAACAAAGACAAAAAGGGAAAAATGCGAAACTaggaagaataaaaaaaaacaaccttCTGAGTTTTTGATCTCTTTTATTGCTATCACTTGCTTATGTGTATTCTCTGCtgtagtttgtgaaaaaaaaatcgaaaagaaaaaaattcccAAAAAAAAAACCCCCCATTACAGTGTTttcaatggctttttatagcctagaaataaaatgaaaatcttCTACTGTTGTTTGCCCTTGCAGATATCTCGGAGGCGTGGGAGCGTGGCATGAAGTAGAGCACAATTCGGAAGCTTGGCGCGCGTCGTACTCTGCTTGGACTCGAAGCTTGCGGCGCCGATTTCCTTCTGCTGCTAGGGTGTTGGGTTGGCTCTATGTTTTGTGTATTGGGTTGAGAGATGTGGGTTAGGTTTTGGGTAATCTGTTGGGCTTTGGGTTTGTGTTGGGTTTTAATAGGTGTTTTTATATTTGGGTTTGTTTTAAATTTGGTCCTACAATTGGAATTGATGTTCTCATTAAGAAGTCTCTCATAAAAGTCAAAGACAACAAATATTTGTGGATGCATGATTTGTTGAAAGAGATGGGAAGAAAAATTGTTAGGGAAAAATCTAAAGAACCTGGAAAACGTACAACAAATATTTGTGGATGCATGATTTGTTGAAAGAGATGGGAAGAAAAATTGTTAGGGAAAAA
It includes:
- the LOC107954739 gene encoding disease resistance protein RPV1 encodes the protein MMSLPSTSSSISQKEYDVFLSFRGEDTRTNFTDHLYKALKRSGIVTFRDDPKLDAGEEIAPELFKAIQQSWCSVIVFSETYAFSSYCMKELAEIVEQKNKGHKVFPIFYNIDPSDLRKQKGKVNEAFAQHEERYKKDRDKIQKWRKALTEVAEIKGWHLHNRYESEFIDDIVKEISAKLCQTYPIHHDDDELVGISLPLEKMYSKIEVGEDNVRIIGICGMGGIGKTTLARVAYNQISPHFEGKGFLADVREVSNNSGLTSLQEQLLSQIFPDEHFKFFNVHKGKTIIRHMLSHKKVLVVLDDVDNLQHLKCLAGKRDWFGLGSRIIVTTRNEHLLRSFPVDDVYMPTTLNHEDALRLFNLKAFHGNTMLNDEFIELSKYVVNYAGGLPLALEVLGSLLCDRDATQWRSAIEKLKRVSNEDILNRLQISFDGLDETEKNIFLDLACFFNSEDKDLIMKVLDGCEFFPNIGVETLFFENGKSTFENEKL